The following is a genomic window from Sedimenticola thiotaurini.
CGCCCAGGTAAAGCCATCCGGACAGAGTAAACAGTTTTCCCTTTGCCAATATTCCCGGGTAAACTGTCTGAAGGAAGATGAAAATTATTCTCGAGGATACGACTTCATGTCCACTATCAGAATTATAAAAAAGTACCCCAACCGCCGCCTCTACGATACGGAGCTGAGTCGCTATATCACCCTGACCGATATTCGGGAACTGGTCATGAGTGGAACGGATTTCCAGGTAGTCGACACCAACACAAACGAAGATCTCACCCGCTCCATTCTACTGCAGATCATGCTAGATGAAGAGTCGGGCGGCGAACCGCTGTTCAGCGCCAAGATGCTCTCCCAGATCATCCGGTTTTATGGCGGCACCGTGCAGGGCATCCTGGCCCGCTACCTGGAAGAGAGTCTGTCCATGTTCGTACAGCAGCAGGAACAGCTCAACAACAGCGTCGGCAGTGACCCGGTAACAGCCATCACCAACATGGCCGAACAGAATATGCGCATGTGGGCCGATATGCAGAAGAACTTCTTCAAG
Proteins encoded in this region:
- the phaR gene encoding polyhydroxyalkanoate synthesis repressor PhaR is translated as MSTIRIIKKYPNRRLYDTELSRYITLTDIRELVMSGTDFQVVDTNTNEDLTRSILLQIMLDEESGGEPLFSAKMLSQIIRFYGGTVQGILARYLEESLSMFVQQQEQLNNSVGSDPVTAITNMAEQNMRMWADMQKNFFKAAGLASAGKRKKEEE